Proteins from a genomic interval of Lacticaseibacillus pabuli:
- a CDS encoding helix-turn-helix domain-containing protein, with the protein MNVLNNTKRFAKLRGLSIKEVGKRAHVSPAAIYRWDKSEPNASSVDAVAAVLGVESSELTNVDTSQDHEAPQTFNGLDLKAALLDNAPLYYGRRELDDIDRVALSRLLDR; encoded by the coding sequence ATGAATGTTTTAAATAACACAAAAAGATTTGCTAAGTTGCGGGGGTTATCTATTAAAGAGGTAGGCAAGCGGGCGCATGTATCACCGGCCGCTATATATAGATGGGACAAGAGCGAGCCTAACGCGTCTAGCGTTGACGCCGTGGCCGCCGTGCTTGGTGTTGAATCAAGTGAGCTTACGAATGTGGATACCAGCCAAGATCATGAGGCACCCCAAACATTCAACGGATTGGATTTAAAAGCGGCGCTGCTTGATAATGCCCCGTTGTATTATGGAAGGCGTGAGCTTGACGACATAGACCGCGTGGCACTGAGTCGCTTGCTTGATAGGTAG
- a CDS encoding HNH endonuclease encodes MKVDTSTHASRAAFYNSLEWVHMREAILIRDNYECQWCKAAGRVTNINNAILEVDHIKPLEQFPELALDPNNLRTLCKDCHNKRHHRFNWAPRNRPAKKNKWATDERWD; translated from the coding sequence ATGAAGGTAGATACAAGCACACACGCTTCACGCGCTGCCTTCTACAACTCACTTGAGTGGGTACACATGCGTGAGGCAATCTTGATACGTGATAACTACGAGTGTCAGTGGTGTAAAGCAGCGGGGCGAGTGACCAACATTAATAATGCAATTCTTGAGGTTGACCATATTAAACCACTTGAGCAATTCCCGGAACTCGCATTGGATCCTAACAACCTGAGAACACTGTGTAAGGATTGTCACAACAAGCGGCACCACAGATTCAATTGGGCACCAAGAAACAGACCCGCTAAGAAGAACAAGTGGGCCACGGATGAAAGGTGGGATTAG
- a CDS encoding NUMOD4 domain-containing protein, with the protein MIEEWRDIEGYEGLYQVSSFGHIKNAQRNWILKPKFSHGYAQTLLYKNKKGHTIAIHRLVAKAFLPNPGGLPQINHLDENKANNRVDNLEWCSAKHNINYGTHNERVLSHDFIARPVIATSPDGAQRLFDSQREACRFFGLTTRCVWSCLHGLQKTTHGYSFMFA; encoded by the coding sequence ATGATCGAAGAATGGCGTGACATTGAAGGCTATGAAGGTTTGTACCAGGTTAGTTCTTTTGGACATATCAAGAACGCACAAAGGAATTGGATTCTGAAACCCAAGTTTAGCCATGGGTATGCACAGACTCTTCTATACAAAAACAAGAAAGGCCATACAATCGCAATTCATCGGTTAGTGGCAAAAGCGTTTCTCCCGAATCCGGGCGGGTTACCGCAAATTAACCATCTTGATGAAAATAAAGCTAACAATCGGGTAGACAATCTGGAGTGGTGCTCTGCCAAACACAACATCAATTATGGTACTCACAACGAAAGGGTGTTGAGCCATGACTTTATTGCGCGTCCCGTGATAGCAACTTCTCCCGATGGAGCACAACGGCTGTTTGATAGTCAACGGGAGGCGTGCCGGTTCTTTGGTCTGACAACGCGTTGCGTTTGGTCTTGCTTGCACGGATTGCAAAAGACAACACACGGTTACAGTTTTATGTTTGCCTGA
- a CDS encoding DUF3310 domain-containing protein has product MAEFNFMDVEDLRVVDPNAGDDSVNHPSHYTHGPVEVLDIIKYVLEANDGLTPYEGALLGMAIKYQGRFTLKGNPIQDIDKAIFYLNKLKGEIKGDEK; this is encoded by the coding sequence ATGGCTGAATTTAATTTTATGGACGTAGAGGATTTACGGGTCGTTGATCCGAATGCTGGTGATGACTCGGTTAACCATCCATCACACTACACGCACGGCCCTGTTGAGGTGCTGGATATTATCAAGTACGTTCTTGAGGCTAACGATGGGCTGACACCTTATGAGGGTGCACTGCTAGGAATGGCAATCAAGTATCAAGGCCGGTTCACACTCAAGGGCAATCCCATACAGGATATTGATAAGGCAATCTTTTACCTGAACAAGCTTAAGGGTGAAATCAAAGGTGATGAAAAGTGA
- a CDS encoding DNA primase family protein: MYAEFKEGQKHGGYDPATTTDDNLSAFKDAGYVLTPHDLVVDIDELPPDKIKQMLKWFDIQTEVVFTKRGAHLYFNRPTGFRAAKAMTDLGFMAEYKHTNNTFATTVKRNGVARPVINHGMRADLPPFLKPDRKAKSLLGLADGEGRNQALFSQRAKVQRYENWRQILEFINKVVFDEPLPDNEMEEITRDMKPQAVKDGEAIIADAVAHDLKVVNYGGMLWYRANGDWYKADDTGLKRIIYEYAPNEKTFYIEEVFKQLQIKTPPIDGNTVFDIRLNNGILRKGKFIDIQSDEFTPFSIDLDYDPNATAVPIVDTYLNNLTGNEPQYREMIEEILGYTLFTDKELIRLIGKFFFFVGDGGNGKGTLLEIIRQILGKENVSTLAIDQMVDERYLNSMVGKLANLGDDVEDKPIDDKKMKVLKNISTADNVSIRRLYENASTDTLSATLIFTTNHILKSFEKGESYKRRVLWCPMYGKPKHKSKTFISDVTTPEALTYWIKLIVDGYQRLYNNLTFTESPRVKQFNDTYHEENNSVLEYLSVTDAEHFAGMTSPEAYEEYEVWAEENDYNTQSKRLFRETLKAELGYDLKQTKINKVNKRVFIKDDGAEAVTKNGR; encoded by the coding sequence ATGTACGCGGAGTTCAAAGAAGGCCAAAAGCACGGTGGTTATGATCCAGCAACGACCACCGATGACAATCTCAGCGCGTTTAAAGACGCCGGGTACGTACTCACACCCCACGATTTAGTCGTTGATATTGATGAACTACCGCCTGACAAGATTAAACAGATGCTCAAATGGTTTGATATTCAGACCGAGGTTGTCTTCACCAAGCGTGGTGCGCATTTGTACTTTAACCGGCCTACCGGATTCAGAGCTGCCAAAGCAATGACCGACTTGGGCTTTATGGCTGAGTACAAGCACACTAACAACACCTTTGCTACCACCGTGAAGCGCAATGGAGTAGCCCGCCCGGTGATTAACCACGGGATGCGAGCCGACTTACCCCCATTCCTGAAACCAGACCGTAAAGCAAAATCACTGCTTGGTCTGGCAGACGGTGAGGGGCGTAACCAAGCCCTGTTCTCACAACGAGCCAAGGTCCAGCGTTACGAAAACTGGCGGCAGATTCTCGAGTTCATTAACAAGGTTGTCTTCGACGAACCATTGCCTGACAACGAAATGGAAGAAATTACCCGTGACATGAAGCCCCAAGCCGTGAAAGACGGTGAGGCAATCATTGCCGATGCTGTGGCCCATGACCTCAAAGTTGTGAACTATGGTGGGATGCTTTGGTACCGTGCCAACGGCGATTGGTACAAAGCGGATGACACCGGACTTAAACGAATCATCTACGAATACGCGCCCAATGAGAAGACGTTTTACATCGAAGAAGTCTTTAAGCAGCTTCAAATTAAAACACCACCCATTGATGGCAACACCGTATTCGACATTCGGCTTAACAACGGCATCTTGCGTAAGGGCAAGTTCATTGATATTCAGAGCGACGAGTTTACACCGTTCAGCATTGACCTGGATTATGACCCAAACGCAACAGCTGTCCCTATTGTTGACACTTATCTGAACAACTTGACCGGAAATGAACCGCAATACCGGGAAATGATTGAAGAGATCCTAGGCTACACGCTCTTCACTGACAAGGAACTCATCCGCCTGATTGGTAAGTTCTTCTTCTTTGTTGGTGATGGGGGCAACGGTAAAGGGACGCTGCTTGAAATCATCCGGCAGATTCTTGGCAAGGAAAACGTCAGCACGCTGGCAATCGACCAGATGGTTGATGAACGCTACCTGAACAGTATGGTGGGTAAGCTCGCCAACCTTGGGGATGATGTTGAAGACAAACCCATCGATGACAAGAAGATGAAGGTGCTCAAGAACATTTCAACAGCCGACAATGTATCAATCCGCCGCCTGTACGAGAACGCAAGCACTGACACTCTGAGTGCAACACTCATCTTCACCACAAACCACATCCTCAAGTCCTTTGAAAAAGGTGAGTCATACAAGCGTCGCGTGCTCTGGTGCCCCATGTACGGCAAACCGAAGCACAAGTCAAAGACGTTCATCAGTGACGTCACCACTCCTGAGGCACTGACTTACTGGATCAAACTTATCGTGGATGGCTATCAGCGGCTGTACAACAACCTGACTTTCACTGAGAGTCCGCGCGTCAAGCAGTTCAATGATACCTATCACGAGGAGAACAACTCAGTGCTCGAATACCTCAGTGTGACGGATGCAGAGCACTTTGCGGGGATGACGAGTCCTGAGGCCTATGAAGAGTACGAGGTGTGGGCTGAGGAGAACGACTACAACACGCAGAGCAAGCGCCTGTTCAGGGAAACACTCAAGGCTGAACTTGGGTACGACCTCAAGCAGACCAAAATAAATAAAGTAAACAAGCGTGTTTTCATCAAAGATGATGGCGCCGAGGCGGTAACAAAAAATGGGCGGTAA
- a CDS encoding DUF1351 domain-containing protein has translation MAETANELMPLKPDSVTYTPGNVVFKDYEAIKASAIRLAENVKSVEVTEETVATNKKLRAQINKQVKALNDYRINIHKSIMGNYTEFEDEVNLITSTVKDANNAMDAQIKTLEEQEREQRKDGIEQLFALHVQAYDKFPLSVEDFLIDNPSALNKSTSDTKVEEMVASWLDSTAKDIAAINLMADSTTIMSYYLSTHNLTDAVTLANQDNIRRKNAEAALQSHVNNEPAPEPQTVQSYTFTVPAALAPAVKQFMTDNNITFTEKENY, from the coding sequence ATGGCAGAAACAGCAAACGAGTTAATGCCACTCAAGCCTGATTCAGTGACATACACACCAGGCAATGTGGTTTTCAAGGATTACGAAGCAATCAAAGCATCGGCAATCCGGCTTGCTGAGAACGTTAAAAGCGTTGAGGTGACCGAAGAGACCGTTGCAACCAACAAGAAGTTACGTGCTCAGATTAACAAACAGGTTAAGGCGCTTAACGATTATCGCATCAACATCCATAAGTCAATCATGGGCAACTACACCGAGTTTGAGGATGAGGTCAATCTCATTACCAGCACGGTTAAGGATGCCAATAATGCGATGGATGCACAGATTAAAACCCTTGAGGAACAGGAACGAGAGCAGCGCAAAGATGGTATCGAACAGTTGTTCGCATTGCACGTTCAAGCCTACGACAAGTTCCCGCTCAGCGTTGAAGACTTTCTGATTGATAATCCATCTGCTCTTAACAAGAGCACCAGCGACACCAAAGTTGAAGAGATGGTAGCAAGTTGGCTGGATAGTACCGCCAAAGATATCGCTGCAATCAACCTCATGGCTGATTCAACAACCATCATGAGTTACTACCTATCAACTCACAATCTGACTGACGCGGTGACCCTGGCAAACCAGGACAACATCCGTCGTAAGAATGCTGAGGCCGCACTCCAGTCTCACGTTAACAACGAACCAGCACCAGAGCCGCAGACCGTACAAAGTTACACGTTCACGGTTCCCGCAGCACTCGCACCAGCAGTCAAGCAATTCATGACTGACAACAATATCACGTTCACAGAAAAGGAGAACTATTAA
- a CDS encoding MBL fold metallo-hydrolase, whose translation MEYKIIGSSSAGNCVVINKELMFDIGLPFKRIKDSLYGVKYILISHVHSDHLNPATYRQIHKFFPNIKFIGDQEVNDRCKMDIVAHEQEPIILTDTVITPFHAPHDVQVLGWTWDYKGEAYMFVTDTYSLKYCPDKKYDHFFLEANHDRDKIKAIMGKDQKMFGYSAVDGALRHLSTQDAKAFYYLHRRSEKSDWIQLHKSARFY comes from the coding sequence TTGGAATACAAGATTATAGGTTCAAGTAGCGCGGGCAATTGCGTGGTTATCAACAAGGAATTGATGTTTGATATTGGCTTGCCCTTCAAACGGATTAAAGACTCGCTGTACGGCGTCAAATACATTTTGATTAGCCATGTTCACAGCGACCATCTGAATCCCGCAACGTACCGACAGATTCATAAGTTCTTTCCCAACATCAAGTTCATTGGGGACCAAGAAGTTAATGACCGCTGCAAGATGGATATTGTTGCTCATGAACAAGAGCCAATCATCCTGACAGATACAGTGATTACCCCATTCCATGCGCCACACGATGTACAAGTTCTTGGCTGGACGTGGGACTACAAGGGCGAGGCATACATGTTCGTAACCGATACGTACAGCCTCAAGTATTGCCCTGATAAAAAGTACGACCACTTCTTTCTCGAGGCCAATCATGACCGCGACAAGATTAAAGCCATTATGGGCAAGGATCAAAAGATGTTCGGATACAGCGCGGTTGATGGGGCATTGCGCCACTTATCAACCCAAGACGCCAAAGCCTTTTACTACTTGCACCGCCGTTCAGAGAAGAGTGACTGGATTCAGCTTCATAAATCAGCGCGCTTCTACTAA
- a CDS encoding DUF1642 domain-containing protein, whose translation MTGESKRDVFMRVLGLMYDAESEAAAEYGEDNFTINDEPYQTLIHDYDAAGKVAVPQTVASWIDECKHKQYSLASAFDLLNYPRDSNDDFIRDELFAFGISANAFARAWLDGYTVEAKHD comes from the coding sequence ATGACAGGTGAGAGCAAACGAGATGTGTTTATGCGGGTACTAGGCTTGATGTACGATGCTGAATCAGAAGCCGCAGCCGAGTATGGCGAAGACAATTTCACAATTAATGACGAGCCATATCAGACACTAATTCACGACTATGACGCGGCTGGCAAGGTCGCAGTGCCACAGACGGTGGCAAGCTGGATTGATGAATGCAAGCACAAACAGTATAGTCTTGCTTCTGCTTTCGACTTACTCAATTATCCAAGAGATAGCAATGACGACTTCATTCGCGATGAACTCTTTGCTTTTGGAATCAGTGCTAACGCTTTTGCTCGTGCCTGGCTAGACGGCTACACCGTGGAGGCGAAACATGACTAA
- a CDS encoding DNA N-6-adenine-methyltransferase produces the protein MAINSALFSSNKEDWETPQAMFDQLDAKYHFGFDLAASDSNHKCDRYFTEQDDALSQDWATIKGPLFLNPPYGRNLRQWIEKACKTASETNLTIVLLIPARTDTSYWHDFIFGKASIEFLRGRLKFEQNGVPGNSAPFPSAIVIYNKPVEVTDDEQ, from the coding sequence ATGGCAATCAATAGCGCTTTATTTTCAAGCAACAAGGAAGACTGGGAGACACCACAAGCGATGTTTGACCAGCTCGATGCCAAGTATCATTTTGGTTTTGACCTGGCAGCCAGCGATAGTAACCACAAATGCGACAGGTACTTCACTGAACAGGACGACGCGCTAAGCCAAGACTGGGCAACAATAAAGGGACCACTATTCCTTAATCCGCCGTACGGCCGGAATTTGCGGCAATGGATCGAAAAAGCTTGTAAGACTGCCAGCGAGACCAATTTAACAATAGTCTTATTGATTCCAGCGCGGACTGACACAAGCTATTGGCATGACTTCATATTTGGAAAGGCTAGCATCGAGTTTCTTCGGGGGCGACTAAAGTTTGAACAAAACGGAGTGCCAGGTAATTCAGCCCCATTTCCGAGCGCAATTGTAATTTACAACAAACCGGTGGAGGTGACTGACGATGAGCAATGA
- a CDS encoding helix-turn-helix domain-containing protein, translated as MLGVYSGVGAKRMASIQNGSKIYAEELEKLAKYLGCRMEDLWIREEEK; from the coding sequence ATGCTCGGCGTATACAGCGGTGTGGGCGCCAAGCGCATGGCATCAATACAGAATGGCAGCAAGATATACGCCGAGGAGCTAGAGAAGCTGGCCAAGTATCTGGGATGCCGGATGGAAGACTTGTGGATCAGGGAGGAAGAAAAATGA
- a CDS encoding helix-turn-helix transcriptional regulator — protein MTEIKPTLTLEGARTNLHMSQEDVAKALGISAKTYIEYEKYRRVMRTDRAYAFSLLVKQPLQSIIFLPSDYESFVDNSTKEV, from the coding sequence ATGACAGAAATCAAACCGACACTGACACTTGAAGGAGCACGAACAAACTTGCATATGTCCCAAGAAGATGTTGCTAAAGCCCTTGGTATCAGTGCCAAAACGTACATTGAATATGAAAAATATCGTCGAGTCATGCGGACTGACCGAGCCTATGCATTTTCACTGCTTGTTAAACAACCCTTACAGTCCATTATTTTTTTGCCTAGTGACTACGAATCATTCGTAGATAACTCGACTAAGGAGGTGTAA
- a CDS encoding helix-turn-helix transcriptional regulator, with translation MDTGEAIKKLRKEHHQTQAELGKILGVASTTVSSWERGAAFPLMTTAKAMAELWNVPITVIAGDAPLENRPKQRVDIADDDVIMTFEGKPIPPEDVELMRRLLRGGKK, from the coding sequence ATGGACACGGGTGAAGCAATTAAAAAGCTACGCAAAGAGCATCACCAGACGCAAGCTGAACTAGGCAAGATACTTGGTGTCGCCTCGACAACGGTTTCTTCATGGGAACGAGGCGCGGCATTTCCGCTTATGACTACCGCCAAGGCAATGGCAGAGCTATGGAATGTGCCCATTACTGTGATCGCGGGAGATGCTCCACTAGAAAACAGGCCGAAACAGCGTGTGGATATTGCCGACGATGATGTAATCATGACGTTTGAGGGTAAGCCAATCCCACCGGAGGATGTTGAACTTATGCGCCGTCTGCTTCGGGGAGGCAAAAAGTAA
- a CDS encoding ImmA/IrrE family metallo-endopeptidase, with product MNDFLIRVLNYGFAHGVAYEATTLLSPVTPCAANPKRNRIVINLMFHNQQQLPFQAAHEIQHVLNHDEGVLYFHPTTKTAMESAANRGAVDILVPMYFDGIDPEDANVTRFMEAFAIPGNLTDTCTEAIRVWYTKRGE from the coding sequence ATGAACGATTTCCTGATTAGAGTGCTGAACTATGGCTTTGCTCATGGGGTTGCATATGAGGCCACCACTCTCTTGTCACCAGTTACACCTTGTGCGGCTAATCCAAAACGCAATCGGATTGTGATTAACCTGATGTTCCATAATCAACAACAGCTACCGTTCCAGGCTGCGCATGAGATTCAGCACGTGTTGAATCACGATGAAGGAGTGCTCTACTTTCACCCCACGACGAAAACAGCAATGGAGTCCGCTGCTAATCGTGGTGCTGTAGACATTCTTGTACCTATGTATTTTGACGGGATTGATCCCGAGGATGCAAACGTCACCCGCTTCATGGAGGCATTCGCTATTCCGGGCAACTTAACAGACACGTGCACCGAGGCTATTAGAGTCTGGTACACCAAACGGGGAGAATAA
- a CDS encoding tyrosine-type recombinase/integrase, with protein sequence MASITKRGSKWQYRVSWRDADGKQHSKNKSGFRTKTEAANDARQAELELSQGANLNRGELSLPDYWHDWYTTYKSGKRATATEYFYPIIEKTLKQYFGKETIKDVTPTEWQTFLNQYATNHSHATGTKVNGYVRAMVRSAINEQTLRSDFTFDAEVGGSKGIKESNKYLQLDKFKQVNQIAFERATFNYLSYVGIVIGAQSGMRASEVLGLTWDCIDYENHTLTVNKSWDYIHKKELKATKNEASNRVIEVLPSVTELLKKIHTQQIEWEMKSGHRNPLELVFMSNRGTVLTDAALNKTLSKIETEIDIPIEHQIRFHGLRHTHVSYLISQGLSIYYISKRLGHAGIQITMSTYSHLLDAQRSEQASKAVAALGMLQ encoded by the coding sequence ATGGCAAGCATTACAAAACGTGGCAGCAAGTGGCAGTATCGTGTTTCGTGGCGTGATGCTGATGGTAAGCAGCACTCAAAGAACAAGTCCGGATTCAGGACTAAGACTGAGGCCGCAAATGACGCCAGACAAGCCGAATTGGAGTTAAGCCAAGGTGCGAACCTGAATCGTGGTGAATTGTCATTGCCTGACTATTGGCATGATTGGTACACAACTTATAAATCCGGTAAACGGGCAACTGCAACTGAGTATTTCTATCCCATTATTGAGAAAACCCTCAAGCAATACTTTGGTAAGGAAACCATTAAAGACGTTACCCCAACCGAGTGGCAAACCTTTTTGAACCAGTATGCCACGAATCATTCGCATGCAACGGGTACAAAGGTTAACGGATACGTTCGGGCAATGGTACGATCTGCAATCAATGAGCAAACCCTGCGTTCAGACTTCACATTTGATGCTGAGGTTGGTGGCAGTAAGGGCATCAAAGAATCGAATAAGTATCTTCAACTTGATAAGTTTAAGCAAGTCAATCAGATTGCTTTCGAACGGGCAACATTTAACTACTTGTCTTATGTCGGTATAGTTATCGGAGCACAATCTGGAATGCGTGCCTCTGAGGTTCTTGGGCTCACATGGGATTGTATTGATTATGAAAACCACACCCTCACTGTGAACAAAAGTTGGGACTACATCCATAAGAAGGAGTTGAAAGCGACTAAAAATGAGGCAAGCAACCGAGTTATTGAAGTTCTCCCATCCGTCACAGAGCTGTTAAAGAAAATTCACACTCAACAAATAGAATGGGAAATGAAGTCAGGTCATCGCAATCCATTAGAGCTAGTTTTCATGTCTAATCGTGGCACGGTGCTTACTGATGCTGCATTAAACAAAACACTGAGCAAGATTGAAACCGAGATAGATATTCCCATTGAACATCAAATCCGTTTTCACGGTCTGCGTCACACGCACGTATCCTATTTAATCAGTCAAGGGCTCAGCATTTACTACATTAGTAAACGTTTGGGTCATGCCGGGATTCAAATCACAATGTCTACGTATTCACATCTGCTTGATGCACAGCG